Genomic window (Pieris rapae chromosome 4, ilPieRapa1.1, whole genome shotgun sequence):
ttccatGTTATCAAACATAAGGTTTTAGGAATAAATGAACTAAACTAAGTCATGAAGCTCAATTCTTACAACACAAGAATAAAATTGGTATCgtactttgactttgaatatCTCCTCTTGGTTAGAAtcaagttaaattttttatttacttgcatttgtttttcaaaacCATGATTCACAAAGAAGAATGGAAGGCTATTGTGGAAGCGTTTCCATAGCAAACTACGTTTGAGTTAGCTGCAGGTGTTAGTTATAAGACTGTATTAATCGTGGGTTTCTTCTTGAAACCTTTTCAATTAAGTGAAGCAAATCGACAAACCAGCGTCGACTGCTGCGTTGCATTCCTCAACCGGTACAATAATGAAGGGTTTTGAAATCGAATCATTACCTATGATGAAAAGTAGATCCTGTACTATAATAGAAAGCGCTCAAACCAATGGCTGAACCTTGCCAAAGGTATTTTCAGCCAGCCAATAAGTGAAAATGGGTAAATTCGAGTCTCGAGCCTCGAGCAAATCGTAGTACCcagttatttttctaaataaatgttatttagttatttaaaaaaataattgccaTCCCTAGGTTCTATATCGCTTTACAGAAAGAATACAGgtctacattttaattattattataccgccttcatatcattaaatataataatgtataatttcagGGTTTGGGTAATGTTATCAAGATGATGTCACTACCGCTAATCGTATCACTGTCTATCACACTCGTCTCAGCTCTACCTGCAGCAGTCTTGGTCGATGAAGATTATCCTTTAACAGTAGATCCTAGAAATTTACAAGAGGTATAggataattttactaattctttatttaaaaaaaaaggttaacaTTGTAGCTCTTATTGCATGTAAATAGTAccttcttattattaatattagtccCGTCATAACTGTATAACGTCATAAAAGTAATTCTTGGTCACAAAGGTcaaaattgaaatatcaaataataaaatatatgccgaatcattgtaaattttaattaaaaagcaaaattGGTTTATAGGAAGTCGTTAAGTACAAAACTTTGGTCATCTTATGCAAAttgaaagatattaaaaagtctttaaatttttagataattcataaaatttgattaatcGTAATAATAACGAGATATTGAATCTGTGGCGTTATGACTCTTGGTCTAGATCTGTGTTTGTTTCgtcatcatttgtttttaaataggtaaTCAGCCTTCTCCAcctaaattaattgaatctaAAGCTAATCTAAAGTTTCCTTATGTTGTTTTTCatcaccgtacgagcgagtgttatgTGCacctaattaattatattattaacatcatATTAGCCTAAATATTACCAACCTTACTTacttaccaattcttaaaaggccggcaacgcactcgcgaggcctctggcattgagagtgtccatgggcggtggtatcacttaacatcaggtgagcctcctgctcgtttgcccctgttctataaaaataaatatgaagttaaaactacattttttcGTAGAATTTTTCCAGGTTTTTCAGATAAAATTATCAAGCTGTTGTTGTTTTTGGTCATAAAAACCGTACTTGACCAAGCTTTCTGTGCCTAACCACTcagaacaataatattattagatacaATTGGAACAGCTCATTAAAGTAATGACTTGTCATCTACTAACCAATTGAAGCATGCTGGCGTAAAGTTTAACAATACTTCACGCCTTCTTAACCTATTTAGGCCATATTTTGAGAATTAATGTTTGAGTCACTGTGGGAAGATTAATAACGTACTGAGTTTAAGGATTTATTGTcataggaaaatattaaataacaagcTTTTTGATctggaaaattaaattaaatgtactaCAGTTTGCTATTTTTGGGATATTCAGGACAATAACGGAGTAAATTTCGGCATAATAACGcgttaaaaatgtttgtgtctaaaactaataaaaattaacacctGCTGAAAAGATCTATCACtttcagaaaaaaatgaattgatttttgttagaatatatatatgttttgctcgaatatatattttaattacaagagGGTGCGTatacgtatacatatatagattttGTAACATAGATTAATTTTCAGAACTACATAGTTCCACAGAAGAGGGCGGCATTAGTACTCGACAGGCTTCTGGTAGCATTGCAGAAAGCACTAAGGGAAACTCCTACATCACGATTTGATCCTGAGCGCGATGGACCACGAACGGCACCATTGAGATTGCCACATTATGATGCAAACGATATGGTAATACTcgttttaatcataataatttgtagACTATTGGCCATGACCACGAAAATCACTTAAAGTTATTATgtcaattttgtaataaatgttattgaaaTTTGAGTGttcttaatttctttatttagaaattattctgaataaagaaattaaggtttttaaaatataattattttatattaattaataataattaatttaattattataatattatttaataattctattttataaaatctttacatTGTATAAAGCGAAATGTTCTTACAACCTAAACTCAAGGGTTAACCAATTCTTTTCTACGTATAcactaattaaatgtaatgcaataaaaatagaacCAAAAAACTGTACACAAACGACAAAAGTAAATGTTGCTAAACGGCAGAGATATTACTCATACCACCAAATAAATTACTCATTGTGAcagatatgaataaataaaaattacatattaaataatcttttcaGACCGGTCTTCAGCGCCGAGGCCAAGGCAACAACCGCGGTCGAGTCCTCAGATGTTATTTTAACGCAATAACTTGCTTCTAACAGTAATTATACGTATCATCTTCAATACCACATCATGAATATCattcacattattaattaatctttacgtctaataaaatatttttataatagctaTTTACGATAGTTCAATGTAATGCGCTCTTTTGTACTACGGTTTAATTTGGTtaacaaattgtattgtatgtaGATTTAAAAGATGAAATGGATAAGGCTTTGTGTTGTCACTATCAAATCATGTAATTGAACATCAAATAGtttgaaatattgtaatatgtatggTAAAATGACCAAGCCAAtatgtagaaaaataaataaataattcgttCAATTAGTGTCAAAAAACATgtcctttaaaaatataatataaaatatttacacaccTGGGACCGTGACTTTGGTTtccttctatatatttttatttatatttgttactcTGTGCTTCGagtatctgaaaaaaaatatgatcatTTAATcaggtaatatttttcaagatTACGAAAATGCAACAAAAATGTGGAtggtgtttgattttttttgtaatatgtatggtAAAATGACCAAGCCAAtatgtagaaaaataaataaataattcgttCAATTAGTGTCAAAAAACATgtcctttaaaaatataatataaaatatttacacaccTGGGACCGTGACTTTGGTTtccttctatatatttttatttatatttgttactcTGTGCTTCGagtatctgaaaaaaaatatgatcatTTAATcaggtaatatttttcaagatTACGAAAATGCAACAAAAATGTGGAtggtgtttgattttttttaatattttgttcttaGGgtcttaatgtaaaaaaaatgataagaaGCTGTTGCGTGaagctaaatattttttatatattaattttgataacttattttgaaaaacatattaagttttaccTATATAATACCTACATTTGCTATTCTTAACTACTACTTACtatttttacataagaaataattacataagaaAGCAATCTtcgtataacttaaaaaaatatcattttgtaactattcaaaataaaataataatcgtgTATCtatccttattttatttaaaaccttaaccttaaaaaataatttaataggatacaatttaacaaagatatatATGTTTACATCGTCTAatcttttaattgaaataaacttgaaagtcttaataaagttttgatCGAATTTAAGAGACAGAGATTTTAGATCGAATTCAGAGTAATCAGAATACggaattataacaaatttaaggattattaattatttaccaattctaaataaatttgattgatgTTTTAATTGAACCGTATGGATTAGTCTCATTTCAAAGCTCGACAACGCCCACAGGCTTATTGTAACGTATCAAGAACAAGATAGGTGGTGATAGATTTGTATAGTTTGCTTGGAAAATACAGCCCATGAACACTTAGGTAAAaacgttaataaatttatcaagaaAAAGCATGAAACACCACAAATACcggtgtataaaaatatttacaagttataattatagaaatatcgTCGCATTGATTAACagataatagttttttttaataactataacataactaaaaataaaatattggtacGAATATGTAAACACAGCAATTTGTGTATTGTACACACAGTGCATACATAAAAGATGATTACGAGAAGAATTTTAAAGGAACAGAAAACATATCaatgttgaaaaaaattaaaatttctgaGGTTAGTATGTTTAATAGGTAATCAATGTATTCCGTCACCGAAGAGCTTTGGCTGGAATATGAAAGTTTATAATACGAGAGAAAAGAAAGTCAAGAAAGATACAGGCAGGTGTGGAAGTTAAAAACAGTGATTCAAATTTATCGAAAGGTAGtgcaatttaattgtttttttttaattttcagttgACTTAGTACGGTTTCTATGTATTCGGTAATTTAATAGCCAAAGAACTTACGAACTTATATACGTTTTTCGCATACTAATTAACATTGTATGCCCATGacgttacttataaaatagaaatgccACAAAGGTTGCTCCATCTAGgcataaataactattattatattaactcaTGTTTGTTTTCCTAGCATAATGGTTGAAACTCCCTTCGATAGATGTCGTTACAAAGTCGTGTAACACACAAGATGTCGCTAGTatgaattcaaattcaaaaatcatttatttacgtAGGTAACATAacgtacacttatgaacgtcaaaaacgaaatatacattgaaggCATCTAATTTTACTCCCAGTTTCaatgttctatttttacatttactcccagttctgaaatcaaaggcgtagaacggaagagaagaactggcaataaaaatatattcttgcTGTTTAATGTCATGTaacttatttttcaaatttaacagacaatattattaaagtaaattatttatatgtagtcATTGGGTCATGCatatttgttacataaaatataagaaatataaacaataaataatttgaaagaacttacgttatttttttatttttacatgatGATTACCAAgaaaggtaataaaaatatataacgaactagcgacccgccctggcttcgcacgggtgcaatgctgatactaaatacactacagaaaatctgtgaacgttgtatataaaaatgtgggttatccataagagatagacatataccatcacggacttttctgtagaccttttcaatgtgtacttTTCaagttatatatgtactaagtacattattttgataaaattcgtagggttcagcctgcgtttgcaatgtaagcggaaaaaatgtaattatttacgacattacattagaaacctcaaaaataacagtacttctccactatttaatggatgttattatacatataaaccttcctcttaccactctatctatttaaaaaaaccgcatcaaaatccgttccgtaaattcaaagatttaagcatacaaagggacatagggacagagaaagcgactttgttttatactatgtagtgataatcTATACTACATTGATTGTTTGAAGACCCATAGATTATAACattgatacatatatttaaatttccagTCCAAATTAACAATGACCCAATggttttatctattattacaatgtttcCTGTCTgcaatctattttattttctcgATCATGATCTCCCTGCAAATCTTTAGATCTTGCATCTGGATCATTGATTATATGCCTCTATTCACCAGTGGCCGCATTTATTCTTATCGTAAAGAAATATCTCAGTTATTGTGACATGAAACTTCCTTATACCGTCTATATCggtttgaattgaaaaatctGTGTATTTCCTAGTTTGTGTGCGatgattgtttacattttgtttgtgCTTCTTAAGAATTCTTAAttcttaagaaatttattgaatcacaaacattaacatacatgtaaaattgagGTAGCCccagtaagttaaataatacttgtgatGGAGCAACCTCGCAACTTcccttaaattatagattacaatgtttggaccaaaacaactgaaatatgacttgacaaacttagttacaaaatatattatttttctatttatttatttttgaattaaaaactaactaaattaaacaaataataacgcaCGGTCTTTGCGTGCGTGCGTGTGAGTGCGTgcatgtgtgtttgtgtgtgtgtgtgtgtgtgtgtttgtgtgtttgtgtgtgcgtgtgtgtgtgtgtgtgtgtgtgcgtgtgtgcgtgtgtgtgtgtgtgtgtgtgtgtgtttatctGATTCTcgtcaaaattaattctgtttctTCATATGTGATAGTTTTCAACCACCCAGTTACGGTattcttacaattatataataacatcggatatatatttaatttctgattCAGTTTATTATAGATGTAGGCAGCCTGTGTAGTATATTGACGTTGAGCAGAAACTGTGTGCACGCGTGGGGCGTATGCTACAATATCTTTACGTCTCTTCTTTAGTTTACCTGGACTAAATGGTAGTGTTTTGTGCATACGTAGGGTGAtatgcaaaatgtataattttctaacgCTCAATAAGCCACTATTTCTGTAAAGGTCATCGGTAGAGTATCTATATGGTTTGTAgttcattactttaataagggCCCTTTGAGATCTctctaaatctaaaaacttagttttagtTGCTCCTCCCCATACGGGAAtgcagtatattataatagattgagCCAGGGctagataaactttattaagcaATGACGCGGGCATGACGTagcgtaagtttttaaatatccaaataagttttctaacCCGGGCCATAATTGTTTCGATGTGTAAGTGCCATGATAACCTTTGGTCCACTGTAACTCCAAGATATTTGGTAGAGTTGACACGTTCTATGGTCTGACAGCTACAATTCTGGGCAATCGGATCACCACACCTATGAATCCTAACTCCAAAGTCGTAACCCGGCTGAGATCTTTGATTCgcagtaaaacatataaaatttgttttattaacattaagtgaAAGTAAGTTGGTATTAAGCCAGCCAGCTACTTCAGCCAGACCTAGTTCAGCTGCGGATTTCACAGCCATCCAAGTCGCTCCCGTGTACACAATCGCGGTATCATCCGCGTATGAGTAGATCCGTCCGCCATTGCTCCGAATATTACAaaggtcatttatatatatcaggaACAATGTCGGGCCAAGCACGCTTCCCTGCGGGACGCCATATTCCACGGTTTCTTCTTcacttatcaaattattaattttaacttgttgTTTTCGACCTTGTAGATAACTTctaaaaagggagagagctgtATCACGAATTCCTATGGCTTCCAGCCTGCGCAGAAGAATGGGAACGGAAACGGTATCAAATGCCTTTTTAAGGTCCAAGAATATTGTTACGCATTTAATACCTCTGTCTACATTATCAATTATGTCATTAGTAAGTGCAGTCACGGCATCTTGTGTAGACAGGCCCTTCCTAAATCCGTACTGTGTGttggataaaattttgaatttatttaagtaattgacCAGTCTATTGTTCAGtaacttttctaatattttagagaTACATGGCAGTACGGATATAGGACGGTAGTTATTGACGTCGTTCAGGTCCCCACTCTTATGCACAGGCGTGATCAACGATCTCTTAAATACGGCTGGAAATATTCCTGTTTTGAAGCAGGAATTAGCCAGCTGGCTAATGAGCGGGACAATAAAGTCTCTggacattttcaaaaactttgtGGGTATACCATCCCAACCAGGTGCGCTCCCAGAATCGAGACCCATGAGTATAGCATCCACCTCACGAGGACTAGTCTCAAGAAGAACAAACGAAGACACCCGAGAACAAATGTCTGTAGTTGTTGGGTTACCGAAGTTAAGTAAAATGTCCTCAGCTAAAGTTGACCctattttaacaaagaattgGTTGATACGGTTTAGTGAGTCAAGCGGATTCGGAGTAATATTCAGTAGACATGTATTTGAGGATTTGGGGGTTTTAAATTGAGttacttcattaatttttatccaaaGCTGTTTAGGATTTTTAACTGAGTTAGCTATTtgagttttatgaaattgtcgtttaagttttttaattaagtttgaaCAGAAGTTACGAAAGCgtctaaatgttatttttaagattacgttaaaaggatttttctttagtttaagttGCATTTTATTGCGAAGTTTAATACAGCGTAGGGCTCCTAGTGATATCCAAGGTTTAAGAATTCGCTTGCTATTAGAGATTGTCTTAGTTTTAGTGTTACAAAgtaatatggtttttatttcatggataaatttattagccaAGGTCTCCGgatcattgtaaatattgaaaaatgacaTGTCTGAGTTAAATAAGTCTTTACACGCGTTTTCAAAGTCAATAGAAGTTGAATACCTATGGCAGTTTCTAGTTACAGTTTTTTGTGCTAGGTTTAATACTACCATGGCATGGTCCGTGATAGTTGTAGTCAAGTTTGTCttcgtatatttttaaagattttaattttatattgattttattggtAAGAAGTAGTTTTATCGCGATCATATCTAGAAACGAATGACTCAGTGAGAAAATCGAAGAattaacaatttcaaattaaaattaacaaaactcAATACATGTTTTATACCCTCATTAAAAACCATGATTACTAGTATTCTCCGGAAGCTACGCCCTAGTGACATTGCGAagttttgaatgaaatattttgctctcaaataaaaattatattaaactaagcAGCCTCTTTGAATTGAAACATTCCTACTTTTTCAGCTGGGTTTCCcctattaatacaataacCTGTAGCTTGAACGGCTGGTTTGCAAAAAGGAAAATTTAAGTGTAAATATGGTACCTCcactacattttaatataacgtaCTTTGTCGGAAATTATCGAGTTCTTAAATtgcttaaaacaaaatatgaacaCTATGTGTCTAAAAATTACAGATCGGGATTGGGTCGGACAAGAATAGAAAACTTGATATCTTATTCTGATTatcttataaagaaaataaacctGTATAATGTCAGGGACGTCTAATAGGTACTTAGTAACAAAATGCATTTCACACAAGAGTAATTTTATGCAACAAtgcgttaaataaaaatacaataacgtGGGCAGGAGTCCCTGAGATTTAATATGGTTGAATTTaatcctattttaaaattctatattcaaaactaGGTATTATTAGTCTTAGGGCAAAAACaactatgtttatattaataagatcATGGAGAtggaaatatcaaaatcaGTTATTTGTTCCagagattatttattacgaagaaattcaaattacattttgttaaCATATCACACAACAGAAATTAATCATTCATCAGGACCACATATGGAAATGACAAGTTTCATTGgtcattttaaagaaatagcgTCGCAGGTGTACGACGTATGTACAGATTATTAGCCACTACTgttagaaagaaaaaaaatcttgtaaggataattattatgtttattgagGTTGGATGTTAAATGTgtgcatttatataatttcagaaGTAATATAGCTGTAGTTGTAGCACCTCATATCTTCGAGAATAATTGTAGTGAGTAAAGTTGAAATAagcagagcagtgttggcctagtggctttagcgtgcgactgtcatacccgaggtcgtaggttcgatccccggctgtgcaccaatggactttctttctaagtgtgcatttaacatttgctcgaacggtgaaggaaaacatcgtgaggaaaccgacatgtcttagacccacaAAGTCTAcgcgtgtcaggcactggagtctgtttacctacttgcctattagatgtagaaatgatcatgaaacagattcagaaatctgaggccaagacctaaagaggtagtagcgccactgatttattgatatttttatttttaaagttaaaataactgGAATTCCGTAATTATTTCGATACATGTACGAAATTTACAGAAATATCGTTTATTAATCTACTTAGCcacaatttatcattaaagtcTTAAGAAATTTGATAGTCATAATAGGACCCTGAAACTTTTGAAAGGCATTATGCTAAACTAAGTAAACTAAGCAATTTGAACCACAATGTGAAATTAACATTACCAGAAAACGAAAATCATTTTCCTTTATACTATTTCTAAACactaattaataagttaagatattatattaagatgtatgtaatgtttgtCCATCACCATCATCAcattgagaactggcagtaaatataaaattagaatcatttaaagtatatttctttttttttggcgtttataagtgtacattatgtacctatatgaataaatgatttttgatttgatttgatttatataatgcTATGTAATTTACAGCAATATGGCGAGAGGCCGATGCCTAGCCATGCGTGGTACTAGTGCCTGATCGTGTAAACAAGTGTGCT
Coding sequences:
- the LOC111003426 gene encoding uncharacterized protein LOC111003426, whose translation is MMSLPLIVSLSITLVSALPAAVLVDEDYPLTVDPRNLQENYIVPQKRAALVLDRLLVALQKALRETPTSRFDPERDGPRTAPLRLPHYDANDMTGLQRRGQGNNRGRVLRCYFNAITCF